The proteins below come from a single Chryseobacterium capnotolerans genomic window:
- a CDS encoding TlpA family protein disulfide reductase, translating to MKKIILSTLILTALYSCKKETSKSEDTPSATDSTAVAPNATSQAATFTPKELSPENIGKQLAKNNDTLYVTNFFATWCGPCIREIPSFKNKMQELKDKPVKFTFVNLDDKADWDTAVKDFVAEHNLGADVILLDGQKLDPSFFSKNFKQWDGGSIPFTFMRKGNQTDEYLGMMTEEVLNSKIDAFLK from the coding sequence ATGAAGAAGATAATTTTATCCACGTTGATCCTGACTGCTCTTTACAGCTGTAAAAAAGAAACTTCAAAATCTGAAGATACTCCTTCTGCAACAGATTCAACAGCTGTAGCTCCAAACGCAACAAGCCAGGCAGCAACATTTACTCCCAAAGAACTTTCTCCTGAAAATATCGGAAAGCAATTGGCTAAAAATAATGACACTTTATACGTTACCAACTTTTTTGCAACCTGGTGTGGCCCATGCATCAGAGAAATTCCAAGTTTTAAAAACAAAATGCAGGAATTAAAAGATAAACCTGTAAAATTCACCTTCGTAAACCTTGATGACAAGGCAGATTGGGATACTGCAGTAAAAGATTTTGTGGCAGAGCACAATCTTGGAGCCGACGTTATTTTACTGGATGGACAAAAGCTGGATCCAAGTTTCTTTTCCAAAAACTTTAAACAATGGGATGGAGGTTCAATTCCTTTTACCTTCATGAGAAAAGGAAACCAAACAGATGAGTATTTAGGAATGATGACAGAGGAAGTATTGAACTCTAAAATTGATGCATTTCTAAAATAA
- a CDS encoding iron ABC transporter permease gives MSKRFKILCLLLTIAIIGGAIVNLNTGFLSLSLQDFIQDSAQSQIAEIRINRVLVMLLAGISIPTSGFLMQEYFQNPLAGPDILGITSVASLSVAFYIFFSHNILIPEFLQNSFLSFSAIGGSLLLMLILLSMSNKFQDKSYLIIFGFLVSAFAGAIVSLLQFYAENQSLKNYILWSFGANNMVTRNQIYVLSILILIGLFFCFKSIKPLIGNSLGTSYAQSLGVNLKHLKLLIIVASSLLSASITAFLGPILFIGIIVPHFCRLIYNPSKLWQQWILNMFLGMLVMLFFSVIAEKTQIPLNVISSVFGIPVILLMLLKQNKV, from the coding sequence ATGTCAAAAAGATTTAAGATCCTGTGCTTATTGTTGACGATTGCCATTATTGGAGGCGCAATTGTTAACCTGAACACAGGGTTTTTGAGTTTAAGCCTTCAGGATTTCATCCAGGATTCTGCACAAAGTCAAATTGCCGAAATCCGTATTAACAGAGTTCTGGTTATGCTATTAGCTGGAATTTCAATTCCAACATCAGGGTTTTTGATGCAGGAATACTTCCAAAATCCATTAGCCGGACCTGATATTTTAGGAATTACCTCTGTGGCCAGTTTATCAGTGGCATTTTATATTTTCTTTTCCCATAATATTCTGATCCCGGAATTTCTGCAGAACAGTTTTCTAAGTTTCTCAGCTATTGGGGGAAGTTTATTACTGATGCTGATCCTTTTATCCATGTCCAATAAATTTCAGGATAAATCTTACCTGATTATTTTTGGATTTCTGGTATCTGCTTTTGCAGGAGCTATCGTTTCTTTATTACAATTTTACGCGGAAAATCAAAGCCTGAAAAACTATATTTTATGGTCTTTCGGGGCTAATAATATGGTCACCAGAAATCAGATCTATGTGTTATCCATCTTAATATTGATAGGGTTATTTTTCTGCTTTAAATCTATAAAACCATTAATCGGAAATTCATTAGGCACTTCGTATGCCCAGAGTTTAGGAGTTAATCTGAAGCATTTAAAACTTTTAATAATAGTAGCATCTTCCCTACTTTCTGCCTCTATTACTGCATTTTTAGGACCGATTCTGTTTATTGGAATTATTGTTCCGCATTTTTGCAGACTGATCTACAACCCTTCCAAATTATGGCAGCAGTGGATTCTAAATATGTTCCTGGGGATGCTGGTGATGCTGTTTTTCTCTGTGATTGCCGAAAAAACTCAGATCCCGCTGAATGTGATAAGTTCCGTATTTGGAATTCCTGTGATCCTGCTGATGCTTTTGAAACAGAATAAAGTGTGA
- a CDS encoding GxxExxY protein, with product MTENELSKIVFDAGLKIHKKLGSGLFEHVYEECMFYELTKSGFLVERQKLLPIIYEDLKIENAFRLDMIIENKVILEIKTVDYISPVHKAQLLTYLKMANCKLGMLLNFQSDIFKNGISRIVNNL from the coding sequence ATGACAGAAAACGAATTATCAAAAATTGTTTTTGATGCTGGTTTAAAAATTCATAAAAAACTTGGATCGGGATTATTTGAACATGTTTATGAAGAATGTATGTTCTATGAATTAACAAAATCAGGATTCTTAGTGGAAAGACAAAAACTACTTCCTATTATTTATGAGGATTTGAAAATTGAAAATGCTTTCAGGCTTGATATGATTATAGAAAACAAAGTTATCTTAGAAATAAAAACTGTTGATTATATCAGTCCTGTTCATAAAGCCCAACTTTTAACTTATTTAAAAATGGCCAATTGTAAACTGGGTATGCTACTCAATTTTCAATCTGATATTTTTAAAAATGGAATTTCAAGAATAGTAAATAATCTATAA
- a CDS encoding YegP family protein, with translation MGKFIISKRTNGEFHFNLKAGNGQVILTSQGYSTKPSCENGISSVKTNSQEDAKFERNTARDGRCYFNLKAGNGQIIGTSQMYESDNGMENGIESVKNNAPNAPVEDETNF, from the coding sequence ATGGGAAAATTTATTATTTCTAAAAGAACCAATGGCGAATTCCATTTCAATCTTAAAGCCGGGAATGGCCAGGTCATTCTAACAAGCCAGGGATACAGTACCAAACCATCTTGTGAAAACGGAATCAGTTCTGTAAAAACCAACTCTCAGGAAGATGCTAAATTTGAAAGGAACACGGCCAGAGACGGCAGGTGTTACTTCAATCTTAAAGCCGGAAACGGACAAATCATCGGAACCAGTCAAATGTATGAATCAGACAATGGCATGGAAAACGGAATAGAATCCGTAAAAAATAACGCTCCTAATGCTCCTGTAGAGGATGAAACGAATTTCTAG
- a CDS encoding acyl-CoA dehydrogenase family protein, whose amino-acid sequence MATLKGGEFLIKEIPANEIFSVEELNEEQKMLRDSAKEFIDREVVPQRERFEKKDYAFTEETMRKLGDMGMLGIAVPEEYGGLGMGFVTTMLACDYISGTTGSLATAYGAHTGIGTLPIVLYGTEEQKKKYLPDLATGTKFGAYCLTEPDAGSDANSGKTRAKLSEDGKHYIINGQKMWISNAGFADTFTLFAKIDDDKNITGFVINRSELENPESLTFGEEEHKLGIRASSTRQVFFNDMKVPVENLLGERNNGFKIALNALNVGRIKLAAACLDAQRRILNHSIQYSNERKQFGVSISTFGAIRKKLAEMATGVFVSEAGSYRAAKNVQDKIDELVAGGMDHQAAELKGVEEFAVECSILKVFVSDLAQHTADEGIQVYGGMGFSEDTPMEAAWRDSRISRIYEGTNEINRLLAVGMLIKRAMKGELDLLSPAMAISKELMGIPSFEVPDYSAFMSEEKAIIANLKKVFLMVSGAALQKYMMDIEKQQHLLLNASEILNQIYMAESAVLRAEKHFSPDSVEAAMAQLNLYKAVEKIIVAAKEGIISFAEGDEQRMMLSGLRRFTKYTNHPNVVALTEKVAAHYIEKGAY is encoded by the coding sequence ATGGCTACACTAAAAGGAGGTGAGTTCCTGATCAAGGAAATTCCTGCAAACGAAATTTTCAGTGTTGAAGAACTGAATGAAGAACAAAAAATGCTTCGTGATTCTGCGAAGGAATTTATAGATAGAGAGGTTGTCCCTCAAAGAGAACGTTTCGAAAAGAAAGATTATGCATTCACAGAAGAAACAATGCGTAAGCTTGGAGATATGGGAATGTTGGGAATCGCAGTTCCTGAAGAATACGGAGGTCTTGGGATGGGCTTTGTAACTACGATGTTAGCTTGTGATTACATTTCCGGAACTACAGGATCATTGGCAACGGCGTATGGGGCACACACCGGAATCGGAACCCTGCCTATCGTTCTTTATGGAACTGAAGAGCAAAAGAAAAAATATCTTCCGGACTTAGCAACAGGAACAAAATTCGGAGCTTATTGCTTAACTGAGCCTGATGCAGGTTCAGATGCGAACTCTGGGAAAACAAGAGCCAAGCTTTCTGAAGATGGAAAACATTATATCATCAACGGACAGAAAATGTGGATCTCTAATGCAGGTTTTGCTGATACATTCACACTATTCGCTAAAATTGATGATGATAAAAACATCACTGGTTTTGTAATCAACAGATCTGAATTGGAGAACCCTGAAAGTTTAACTTTCGGTGAAGAAGAACACAAATTAGGTATTCGTGCGTCCTCTACCCGTCAGGTTTTCTTCAATGATATGAAAGTTCCTGTAGAGAATCTTTTAGGAGAAAGAAACAATGGTTTCAAAATCGCTTTAAATGCATTGAACGTAGGTCGTATCAAATTAGCGGCTGCTTGTTTAGATGCTCAAAGAAGAATTTTAAACCACTCTATCCAATATTCTAACGAGAGAAAGCAGTTTGGCGTTTCTATCTCTACTTTCGGAGCGATCAGAAAGAAACTTGCTGAAATGGCAACCGGAGTTTTCGTAAGTGAGGCTGGTTCTTACAGAGCTGCGAAAAACGTTCAGGACAAAATTGACGAATTGGTAGCTGGTGGAATGGATCACCAGGCTGCTGAACTTAAAGGTGTTGAAGAATTCGCTGTAGAATGTTCTATCCTTAAAGTGTTTGTTTCTGATCTTGCACAGCACACTGCTGATGAAGGTATTCAGGTATACGGAGGTATGGGATTCTCTGAAGATACTCCAATGGAAGCTGCATGGAGAGATTCAAGAATTTCAAGAATTTATGAAGGGACTAACGAAATCAACAGATTACTAGCTGTAGGAATGCTTATTAAGAGAGCAATGAAAGGTGAATTAGACCTTTTATCTCCTGCCATGGCAATCAGCAAAGAATTGATGGGTATTCCTTCTTTTGAAGTTCCTGATTATTCAGCATTCATGAGCGAAGAAAAAGCGATTATCGCTAACCTTAAGAAAGTATTCCTTATGGTTTCTGGAGCGGCTCTTCAAAAGTATATGATGGATATCGAAAAGCAACAACATTTATTATTGAATGCTTCTGAGATCCTTAACCAAATCTATATGGCAGAATCTGCAGTATTAAGAGCTGAAAAACACTTCTCCCCTGATTCTGTAGAAGCAGCGATGGCTCAATTGAACCTTTACAAGGCTGTTGAGAAAATCATTGTAGCCGCTAAAGAAGGAATTATTTCTTTCGCTGAAGGAGATGAGCAGAGAATGATGCTTTCAGGATTAAGAAGATTCACTAAGTATACTAATCATCCAAATGTAGTAGCATTAACTGAAAAAGTAGCTGCTCACTATATTGAAAAAGGAGCTTATTAG
- a CDS encoding ABC transporter ATP-binding protein produces MYIQIKQANIGYNTTLISNANAELKLGDVCLLIGNNGVGKTTLIKSILHQIPLLNGEILINNKNVKKLSVKEIAENIAIVFSKSMIPQHYTVEDLISLGKYIYYPFYFELKKEDREEVAHIIEELDLGQYKYTLLKNLSDGNLQKAFIGRAITQNSPVIILDEPTTHLDEKNKIIILKTLRRLAKEQNKLILFSSHDWRLAKEFADKIWYVKDSQLHAGIVEDVLLQHDELTNASLFQIHESFIPPHISAPQVQKEMLYSLLQKNFSKDLSSLHFEFKNSFWVITNDSHKQQCESFEEITNFIGNIY; encoded by the coding sequence ATGTATATACAAATCAAACAAGCCAATATCGGATACAATACAACATTAATTTCAAATGCTAATGCAGAATTAAAGCTTGGTGATGTATGCTTATTGATTGGAAATAATGGTGTAGGGAAAACAACTTTGATCAAATCTATTCTGCATCAGATTCCATTATTGAACGGAGAGATTTTAATTAATAATAAAAATGTAAAAAAGCTTTCTGTAAAAGAAATTGCAGAGAATATTGCGATTGTTTTTTCAAAATCAATGATCCCACAGCATTATACTGTGGAAGATCTTATTTCTTTAGGAAAGTACATCTACTATCCTTTCTACTTTGAACTGAAAAAAGAAGACCGTGAAGAAGTAGCTCATATTATTGAAGAACTTGATCTCGGGCAATACAAATACACACTTCTTAAGAATCTTTCGGATGGAAATCTTCAAAAGGCATTTATTGGACGCGCTATTACCCAGAACTCTCCCGTTATTATCCTGGATGAACCCACCACTCATTTGGATGAAAAAAATAAGATTATTATCCTGAAAACCCTGAGAAGACTGGCTAAGGAACAAAATAAACTTATTCTTTTTTCTTCACATGATTGGCGTCTGGCCAAAGAGTTTGCAGATAAAATTTGGTATGTAAAAGACTCACAGCTTCATGCAGGAATTGTAGAAGATGTATTATTGCAACATGATGAACTAACGAATGCTTCATTATTTCAAATACACGAGAGTTTTATTCCGCCACACATCTCTGCCCCGCAAGTTCAGAAGGAAATGCTCTATTCTTTGCTTCAAAAAAACTTCTCAAAAGACCTTTCCTCCCTTCATTTTGAGTTTAAGAATAGTTTTTGGGTAATTACTAATGATTCCCATAAACAACAATGCGAATCCTTTGAAGAAATCACAAATTTCATTGGAAACATTTATTAA
- a CDS encoding acetyl-CoA C-acyltransferase, whose product MKTAYIVKGFRSAVGKAPKGSLRFTRPDVMAATVIEKLMAELPQLDKNRIDDLIVGNAMPEAEQGLNVARLISLMGLNTDKVPGVTVNRYCASGSEAIAIASAKIQAGMADCIIAGGTESMSYIPMGGYKPVPETDIAKTNPDYYWGMGYTAEEVAKQYNITREEQDQFAFESHMKALKANQEGKFANQIVPIPVEYNFLDENQKIQTKKFDFSVDEGPRADTSLAGLAKLRPVFANGGSVTAGNSSQMSDGAAFVMVMSEEMVKELGLEPEARLVAYAAAGLEPRIMGMGPVYAIPKALKQAGLELKDIDLIELNEAFASQSVAIKKELGLNPDILNVNGGAIALGHPLGCTGTKLTVQLLDEMRRRGNKYGMVSMCVGTGQGAASIFELL is encoded by the coding sequence ATGAAAACAGCATACATTGTAAAAGGATTCAGATCAGCAGTAGGAAAAGCACCAAAAGGTTCCCTGCGTTTTACACGTCCTGATGTCATGGCAGCTACCGTTATTGAAAAATTAATGGCTGAGCTTCCGCAATTAGATAAAAACAGAATTGATGACCTTATTGTAGGAAATGCAATGCCTGAGGCAGAGCAAGGATTAAACGTAGCTCGTTTGATTTCCTTAATGGGTCTAAATACAGATAAAGTTCCGGGAGTAACTGTAAACAGATACTGTGCTTCAGGAAGTGAAGCGATTGCTATTGCTTCTGCAAAAATTCAGGCTGGTATGGCAGATTGTATCATCGCTGGTGGTACAGAATCTATGTCTTACATTCCGATGGGTGGTTATAAGCCGGTTCCGGAAACGGATATTGCAAAAACAAACCCTGATTATTATTGGGGAATGGGTTACACCGCTGAAGAAGTAGCAAAGCAATATAATATTACCCGAGAAGAACAAGATCAGTTTGCTTTTGAGTCCCATATGAAAGCTTTAAAAGCGAATCAGGAAGGTAAATTTGCTAACCAGATCGTTCCGATCCCAGTAGAATATAACTTCCTTGATGAAAATCAGAAGATTCAGACTAAGAAATTCGATTTCTCTGTAGATGAAGGTCCAAGAGCTGACACTTCTCTGGCAGGTTTAGCTAAACTTAGACCTGTTTTCGCTAACGGAGGAAGTGTAACAGCTGGAAACTCTTCTCAAATGAGTGACGGTGCTGCTTTCGTTATGGTAATGAGCGAAGAAATGGTAAAAGAATTAGGTCTTGAACCGGAAGCAAGATTAGTAGCCTATGCTGCTGCTGGTCTTGAGCCTAGAATCATGGGAATGGGACCTGTTTATGCCATTCCAAAAGCTTTAAAACAAGCAGGTCTTGAACTAAAAGATATTGATTTAATTGAGTTAAACGAAGCTTTTGCATCACAATCGGTAGCAATTAAAAAAGAATTGGGATTAAATCCGGATATCTTAAACGTAAACGGAGGTGCTATCGCTCTTGGTCATCCACTGGGATGTACAGGAACTAAACTAACTGTTCAGCTTCTTGATGAAATGAGAAGACGTGGCAACAAATATGGAATGGTTTCTATGTGCGTTGGAACAGGACAAGGAGCGGCTTCAATTTTTGAACTCTTATAG
- a CDS encoding SanA/YdcF family protein, whose translation MICFCNVWVFGLTNGRTYTKISKIPPREVALVLGTSPKMRSGVSNPYFTKRMDAAALLYHHGKIKKIIVSGEKSKGYNEPAAMKNYLTYQEGVPGDIIVEDPKGFNTYKSILRCKDIYKKKNVIIVSQGYHNLRALFFARNNDMNALGFDAQDVTKPESFYRNQAREILARVIAVVYFILGVSPD comes from the coding sequence ATGATATGCTTCTGTAATGTTTGGGTTTTCGGACTTACCAACGGGCGTACCTATACCAAAATTTCAAAAATTCCGCCACGGGAAGTTGCCTTAGTGCTTGGAACTTCTCCAAAGATGAGATCTGGTGTATCTAATCCTTATTTTACTAAAAGAATGGATGCTGCAGCTCTTCTTTATCATCATGGAAAAATTAAGAAAATTATTGTAAGCGGAGAGAAAAGTAAAGGGTACAACGAACCCGCTGCAATGAAAAACTATCTGACCTATCAGGAAGGTGTTCCCGGAGATATCATTGTTGAAGACCCGAAGGGTTTTAACACCTATAAAAGTATTCTTCGCTGTAAAGATATTTATAAGAAGAAAAATGTCATTATTGTTTCTCAGGGATATCATAACCTCCGGGCTTTATTTTTTGCAAGAAATAATGATATGAATGCGTTGGGATTTGATGCGCAGGATGTAACGAAACCTGAAAGTTTCTACAGAAATCAGGCGAGGGAAATCCTCGCCCGTGTTATTGCTGTAGTCTATTTTATTTTGGGTGTCTCTCCGGATTAG
- a CDS encoding MarR family winged helix-turn-helix transcriptional regulator — MDNNKEKIENVDLILKQTWLAVSKMYTELAQEHDSTAVQALTLLKIDPKEGTRSTNLGPKMAIEPTSLTRIIKLLEDNGYIYKEKTTTDKREVIIKLTDKGLNSRNMSKEVVVNFNKKVMEKISPEKMDTFKDVMTEIMKIANELLNNRK; from the coding sequence ATGGATAATAATAAGGAAAAAATAGAAAACGTAGATTTAATTTTAAAGCAGACCTGGTTGGCTGTCTCTAAAATGTACACAGAATTGGCTCAGGAACATGATTCCACGGCAGTACAAGCACTTACCCTTCTTAAAATTGATCCCAAAGAAGGAACGCGAAGTACGAATCTTGGACCTAAAATGGCCATTGAACCCACTTCCCTCACAAGAATTATTAAACTTCTGGAAGATAACGGCTATATCTATAAAGAGAAAACCACCACGGATAAAAGAGAGGTGATTATCAAACTTACAGATAAAGGATTAAACTCCAGAAACATGTCTAAGGAAGTTGTTGTCAACTTTAATAAAAAAGTAATGGAGAAGATCAGCCCGGAAAAGATGGATACTTTTAAAGATGTGATGACTGAGATCATGAAAATAGCCAATGAACTATTAAATAACAGAAAATAA
- a CDS encoding 3-hydroxyacyl-CoA dehydrogenase/enoyl-CoA hydratase family protein, whose product MKRRIKHVTVLGSGIMGSGIAAHFANIGVEVSLLDIVPFELTEAEQKKGLTKEDKAVRNRIASENFEKLKKASPALLYSPKFADRIKIGNFDDDLPKIKNTDWIIEVVVERLDIKKSVYEKIEQFRKPGTLISSNTSGIPIHFLTEGRSEDFKKYFAGTHFFNPVRYLPLLEIIPTNDTDPEIIDFYMNYGAKFLGKTTVLAKDTPAFIANRIGVFSMMDLLHNVQKLGLTVSDVDKLTGPVIGRPKSATFRTADVVGLDTLVMVANGVRQSGAEANDFNDVFALPPYIQKMMDNKWLGSKTEQGFYKKVKNADGKSEIHGLNLDTLEYELQGKSSFPTLELTKSIDKPIDRFKVLIGGKDKAGELYRKSLGALFAYVSHKVPEISDEVYKIDDAMRAGFGWENGPFEIWDAVGVQKGIELAKDAGYEVSDWVKNVETFYKVNDEGQSIYVDKNSGAYNKIPGQDAFIILDNIRKNKTLWSNSGSAILDLGDGIINFEIRSKMNSLGGEVLDGLNRAIDLAEKEYDGLVVGNQGANFSVGANLAMILMMAIEQDWDDLNMAIAYFQKSMMRVRYSSIPVVVAPHGMTLGGGCEMTMHADRVVAAAETYIGLVETGVGVIPGGGGTKELTLRTSREFHSDDVKNNRLRDAFMNIAMGKVATSAYEAYDMGILEKGKDIVSVSKNRQIAEAKKVAKLLAEQGYTQPIEQKVKVLGRDALGMFYVGTDQMLTGKYISEHDKKIADKLANVMVGGNLSEPTIVTEQYLLNLERETFLQLCGERKTLERIQYMLQNGKPLRN is encoded by the coding sequence ATGAAAAGAAGAATCAAACATGTAACGGTTCTTGGTTCAGGAATTATGGGAAGCGGTATCGCGGCTCACTTCGCCAATATTGGTGTGGAAGTGTCTCTTTTGGATATTGTCCCGTTCGAATTGACTGAAGCTGAACAGAAAAAAGGTTTGACCAAAGAAGACAAGGCAGTAAGAAACAGAATTGCTTCCGAAAACTTCGAAAAACTAAAAAAAGCAAGCCCTGCACTTCTTTATTCACCAAAGTTTGCAGATAGAATCAAAATCGGAAACTTCGATGATGATTTACCAAAAATTAAAAATACGGACTGGATTATTGAAGTAGTTGTTGAAAGACTGGATATCAAAAAGTCTGTATACGAAAAAATAGAACAATTCAGAAAACCAGGGACACTAATTTCTTCCAATACTTCAGGGATTCCTATCCACTTTTTAACTGAAGGAAGAAGCGAAGATTTCAAAAAATACTTTGCAGGAACTCACTTCTTCAACCCGGTAAGATACCTTCCTCTTCTTGAGATTATTCCAACTAACGATACAGATCCTGAAATCATAGACTTCTACATGAATTATGGAGCTAAATTCCTAGGTAAAACTACCGTTTTAGCAAAAGATACTCCTGCATTCATTGCCAACAGAATTGGGGTATTCTCTATGATGGATCTTCTTCACAATGTACAGAAATTAGGACTTACTGTTTCTGATGTTGATAAATTAACAGGACCAGTAATCGGACGCCCAAAATCTGCGACTTTCAGAACTGCTGATGTTGTGGGTCTTGATACTTTAGTAATGGTAGCCAACGGTGTTCGTCAAAGTGGTGCTGAAGCGAATGACTTTAACGATGTATTTGCTCTTCCTCCTTATATCCAGAAAATGATGGATAATAAATGGCTGGGTTCAAAAACGGAGCAGGGCTTCTATAAAAAAGTGAAGAACGCAGATGGAAAATCTGAAATTCATGGACTAAATCTTGATACCTTAGAATATGAACTTCAAGGAAAATCTTCATTCCCTACTTTAGAATTAACTAAGTCTATTGATAAACCAATTGACAGATTCAAAGTACTAATCGGAGGTAAAGATAAAGCAGGTGAACTATACAGAAAATCATTAGGAGCATTATTCGCATATGTTTCTCATAAAGTTCCTGAAATTTCAGACGAAGTTTACAAAATTGACGATGCTATGAGAGCTGGTTTTGGATGGGAAAACGGCCCATTTGAAATCTGGGATGCTGTAGGAGTTCAAAAAGGTATTGAATTAGCGAAAGATGCTGGATACGAAGTTTCTGACTGGGTTAAAAATGTAGAAACATTCTACAAAGTTAACGATGAAGGACAAAGCATTTATGTAGATAAAAATTCAGGAGCATATAACAAAATACCTGGGCAGGATGCTTTTATTATCCTTGATAATATCAGAAAAAATAAAACGCTTTGGAGTAATTCAGGTTCAGCTATTCTTGACTTAGGGGATGGTATTATCAACTTCGAGATCCGCTCTAAAATGAACTCTCTCGGAGGCGAAGTTTTAGATGGATTAAACAGAGCGATTGATTTAGCAGAAAAAGAATACGACGGATTAGTAGTAGGAAACCAAGGAGCTAATTTCTCTGTAGGAGCTAACCTTGCCATGATCCTTATGATGGCTATTGAGCAGGATTGGGATGACTTGAATATGGCAATTGCTTACTTCCAGAAATCAATGATGAGAGTACGCTACTCCTCTATTCCTGTAGTAGTTGCTCCTCACGGAATGACTTTAGGAGGTGGCTGCGAAATGACAATGCACGCAGACAGAGTGGTTGCTGCAGCAGAAACTTATATAGGACTGGTAGAAACCGGTGTAGGTGTAATTCCTGGTGGTGGTGGGACTAAGGAGCTTACCTTAAGAACTTCAAGAGAATTCCACAGTGATGATGTTAAAAATAACAGACTTCGTGATGCTTTTATGAACATTGCTATGGGTAAAGTAGCAACTTCAGCCTATGAAGCTTATGATATGGGAATTCTTGAAAAAGGAAAAGACATCGTTTCCGTAAGCAAAAACAGACAGATTGCTGAAGCTAAAAAAGTAGCAAAACTATTGGCAGAACAAGGATATACTCAACCTATCGAACAGAAAGTAAAAGTTTTGGGTAGAGATGCATTAGGAATGTTCTATGTAGGAACAGACCAGATGCTAACAGGAAAATATATCTCTGAACATGACAAGAAAATTGCAGATAAATTAGCCAACGTAATGGTAGGTGGAAACTTATCTGAACCAACAATAGTTACTGAACAATATTTATTGAACCTTGAAAGAGAAACATTCCTTCAGCTTTGTGGTGAAAGAAAAACTTTAGAGAGAATTCAGTACATGTTACAAAATGGGAAACCATTAAGAAACTAA
- the tnpA gene encoding IS200/IS605 family transposase: protein MANTYTQIYIQIVFAVKGRQNLISKENREELHRLITGIVSNRNQKLFAVFAMPDHVHILISMNPTMSVSDLVRDIKAGSSKFINEKRWMNGKFNWQEGYGAFSYSKSGVDSVVKYILNQEEHHKKKTFREEYLDFMSKFEIEYDSNYLFEWIDY from the coding sequence ATGGCCAATACCTATACCCAGATTTATATTCAAATTGTTTTCGCTGTAAAAGGAAGACAAAACCTGATTTCAAAAGAAAACAGAGAAGAATTACATCGGTTGATTACAGGTATCGTTTCCAATAGAAATCAAAAATTATTCGCAGTGTTTGCAATGCCTGATCATGTACACATTCTCATAAGTATGAATCCAACAATGTCAGTTTCAGATTTAGTTAGAGATATTAAAGCAGGTTCTTCAAAATTCATCAATGAAAAAAGATGGATGAATGGAAAGTTCAATTGGCAGGAAGGGTATGGAGCTTTTTCTTATTCTAAAAGCGGTGTTGATTCGGTTGTAAAATATATTTTAAACCAGGAAGAACATCATAAGAAGAAAACTTTTAGAGAAGAATATCTGGACTTTATGTCAAAATTTGAAATAGAATATGATTCGAACTATTTATTTGAATGGATTGATTATTAG
- a CDS encoding four helix bundle protein, producing the protein MKHNFKHLNIWKLSIELADEIYGITDSFPKNEEFGLKSQIRRCTVSVASNISEGSSRSSTKDFNRFLEISIGSLYELQTQIIISGNRNYLEVSKTEKIENKITELQRMISGFQKNLTL; encoded by the coding sequence ATGAAACATAATTTCAAACATCTTAACATCTGGAAACTGTCCATTGAATTAGCTGATGAAATTTATGGTATTACAGATAGTTTTCCAAAAAACGAAGAATTTGGACTTAAATCTCAAATTAGAAGATGTACAGTTTCTGTAGCCTCTAATATTTCAGAAGGCTCAAGCAGAAGTTCAACCAAGGATTTTAATCGTTTTTTAGAAATAAGTATTGGCTCTCTTTATGAATTACAAACTCAAATTATTATTTCGGGCAACAGAAATTATCTTGAAGTTTCTAAAACCGAAAAAATAGAAAATAAAATCACAGAACTACAGAGAATGATTTCTGGCTTTCAAAAAAATTTAACATTGTAA